One segment of Ascidiaceihabitans donghaensis DNA contains the following:
- a CDS encoding thioredoxin domain-containing protein, giving the protein MKRIIPLVVAALVGVGAYFVFVAPSGQDTPVAASTVVEPVATAADNADENADLDTSVIPDMSLGNADAPVTVIEYASYTCPHCANFHSGVFKDLKRDYIDTGKINFVYREVYFDRYGLWASMIARCAGPDKFFGLTDLIYSGQSTWSRAGEPSAIIGELRKIGRLAGLSDETLQACLEDDTKARTLVAWYQENAEEDGVRSTPSFVINGTTYNNMSFEEMSKLIDEAAE; this is encoded by the coding sequence ATGAAACGTATCATTCCTCTTGTCGTGGCCGCCTTGGTGGGCGTCGGCGCATACTTTGTCTTTGTGGCGCCATCGGGCCAAGACACCCCTGTCGCCGCCTCAACGGTGGTAGAACCTGTTGCAACGGCCGCGGACAACGCCGACGAAAATGCGGATCTCGATACATCTGTGATCCCGGATATGTCATTGGGGAATGCAGATGCGCCCGTTACGGTTATCGAATACGCATCCTATACCTGCCCACACTGCGCCAACTTCCACAGCGGTGTTTTCAAGGATTTGAAACGCGATTACATCGACACTGGCAAAATCAACTTTGTGTACCGTGAAGTATATTTCGACCGTTACGGCCTGTGGGCATCTATGATTGCGCGCTGTGCCGGACCCGACAAATTCTTCGGCCTGACAGACTTGATCTATTCCGGGCAAAGCACATGGTCGCGTGCGGGTGAACCATCAGCCATCATCGGCGAGCTGCGCAAAATTGGTCGCTTGGCCGGCTTAAGCGACGAAACCCTGCAGGCATGTCTTGAAGATGATACCAAAGCGCGGACACTGGTGGCGTGGTATCAGGAAAATGCGGAAGAAGACGGGGTTCGTTCGACACCCAGCTTCGTGATCAACGGCACAACCTACAACAACATGTCCTTTGAGGAGATGTCCAAGCTGATCGACGAGGCGGCCGAGTAA
- a CDS encoding DUF721 domain-containing protein: protein MAQRRASTKGFKRTSSLLGDRIRTASESRGFAQSRLLTHWAEIAGPSVAEIARPVEVSYTRGGMGATLTLLTTGAQATMLEMQKEQIRAKVNAVYGYNAIARVRITQTAPTGFAEGQVAFAARKADTAPARLDPKDVAQAVQTVAPVADDGLRQALERLGTNILTRKTHP, encoded by the coding sequence GGTTCAAACGCACCAGTTCTTTGCTGGGCGACCGTATCCGCACGGCCTCTGAGAGCCGGGGATTCGCCCAAAGTCGCCTTTTGACGCATTGGGCCGAAATTGCCGGACCATCGGTGGCTGAAATCGCGCGCCCCGTCGAGGTGTCCTATACCCGCGGGGGCATGGGGGCGACGCTGACACTGCTGACCACCGGGGCGCAAGCCACGATGCTGGAAATGCAAAAGGAACAAATTCGCGCTAAGGTAAACGCCGTTTACGGCTACAATGCGATTGCGCGTGTTCGGATCACACAGACCGCGCCAACCGGCTTTGCAGAAGGGCAAGTGGCATTTGCGGCACGCAAAGCGGATACGGCCCCGGCACGTTTGGATCCGAAGGACGTGGCGCAGGCAGTGCAAACTGTCGCACCTGTCGCCGACGATGGTTTGCGCCAGGCGCTTGAGCGCTTGGGCACCAACATTCTAACCCGTAAAACACATCCCTGA
- a CDS encoding 3-deoxy-D-manno-octulosonic acid transferase: MVTGLGLSAYRALSRRRASTPYTTSAVRPSGALVWMHAPEEGSADTAATLARRLAATLPDLTVIVTVAGKTRPLCAGKDLICETLPQDHPDTARQFIDHWKPDVALWLWGNLQQSFIDAAAHSGAALFLVNAGQNGFDELGSRWRRDVARRMFGLFDKVIARSDAAATRLAMLGCSDEVLEQTAPLQTSSIALPFAQTDFDEMADVLKGRPVWHAAAVQPEEVAVVLEAHRHASRMSHRLLLVLNPADPAQENDCIAILKDQNMRFANWDEGAFPDDNCQVLLAPSQGELGLWYRCAPVSFLGSSLVAGKGGLDPMQAAALGSAVLYGPNVRNHLNVYTRLATVGAARIVNDANALGVAVTRLMAPDHAATMALAGWDVASESAAVTDRIVDLVQDALDARQRKG; encoded by the coding sequence ATGGTCACTGGTTTGGGACTATCAGCATATCGCGCCCTATCGCGGCGCAGGGCCTCTACCCCCTACACCACTTCTGCGGTGCGCCCTTCAGGCGCTTTGGTCTGGATGCATGCCCCCGAAGAAGGCAGCGCAGACACCGCAGCGACATTGGCCCGGCGGTTGGCCGCAACGTTGCCGGATTTGACCGTCATCGTGACCGTTGCCGGGAAAACCAGACCTCTTTGCGCCGGCAAAGACCTGATCTGTGAAACCTTGCCGCAGGATCACCCCGACACGGCCCGTCAGTTCATTGATCATTGGAAACCTGATGTTGCGCTGTGGCTTTGGGGCAATCTGCAACAGTCTTTCATCGACGCCGCAGCGCATTCAGGGGCTGCATTGTTCTTGGTGAACGCAGGTCAGAACGGATTTGACGAACTTGGAAGCCGCTGGCGACGCGATGTTGCGCGCCGGATGTTTGGTTTGTTTGACAAAGTGATCGCGCGGTCTGATGCCGCAGCAACGCGATTGGCCATGTTGGGCTGTTCCGATGAGGTTTTGGAACAAACCGCCCCATTACAGACCAGCTCAATCGCATTGCCTTTTGCACAAACCGATTTTGACGAAATGGCGGATGTTTTAAAGGGGCGCCCCGTATGGCATGCCGCTGCCGTGCAGCCCGAAGAGGTTGCCGTTGTCCTGGAAGCACACCGCCATGCATCGCGTATGTCCCATCGCTTGCTGTTGGTTCTAAACCCTGCCGATCCCGCGCAGGAAAACGACTGCATCGCAATTCTGAAAGACCAGAACATGCGGTTTGCAAATTGGGACGAAGGCGCATTTCCCGATGACAACTGTCAGGTCCTTTTGGCACCATCCCAGGGCGAATTGGGTCTGTGGTATCGCTGTGCGCCGGTGTCCTTTTTGGGAAGCTCCTTAGTTGCTGGCAAAGGCGGGCTGGACCCGATGCAGGCTGCGGCCTTGGGCAGCGCCGTTTTGTATGGCCCCAACGTGCGGAACCATCTGAACGTCTACACGCGCCTTGCAACAGTCGGCGCGGCGCGCATCGTGAATGACGCCAATGCACTGGGCGTGGCTGTCACACGGTTGATGGCGCCGGATCATGCGGCAACCATGGCGTTGGCGGGATGGGACGTGGCTTCGGAAAGTGCAGCTGTCACAGACCGGATTGTAGATTTAGTCCAAGACGCGCTAGATGCACGTCAACGAAAGGGCTAG
- the lpxK gene encoding tetraacyldisaccharide 4'-kinase produces the protein MREPAFWGKGNSWQSMLLAPLGKLYAVATARRLAQGTPLQLDVPVVCVGNLNAGGTGKTPTVIACVERLRDMFHTPHVVSRGYGGLLAGPVRVDPNRHTAAQVGDEPLLLAAFADVWVAKDRAAGAKAAQADGATVIVLDDGFQNPALVQDLAIVVVDAERGFGNGRCIPAGPLREPVDTGLARADLLLSIGSIQAQQDFAAKLPDTHPPHVTASLDALQTGMTWTDTPFYAFAGIGHPEKFFETLRGLGADLVATQALDDHQTLSTTLLSRMEAEAKAQGAQLVTTEKDAARLPPSYRGKVITLPVRLTFGDEDGLRTRLQDLPHL, from the coding sequence ATGCGCGAACCTGCATTTTGGGGTAAGGGAAACAGCTGGCAATCCATGCTGCTGGCGCCTTTGGGCAAGCTATACGCAGTAGCCACTGCACGACGTTTGGCGCAGGGCACACCGCTACAACTGGACGTTCCGGTGGTGTGTGTCGGCAACCTGAATGCAGGCGGCACCGGCAAAACCCCTACTGTAATTGCCTGCGTTGAGCGCCTGCGGGACATGTTCCACACCCCTCATGTTGTCAGCCGCGGCTATGGTGGATTGCTTGCTGGACCGGTTCGTGTCGATCCCAACCGGCACACAGCGGCTCAGGTTGGTGATGAACCTTTGTTATTGGCTGCATTCGCAGATGTTTGGGTGGCCAAGGACCGCGCTGCCGGGGCCAAAGCCGCACAGGCAGATGGCGCGACTGTCATCGTTTTGGATGATGGGTTCCAAAATCCCGCTTTGGTGCAGGATTTGGCAATTGTGGTTGTGGATGCCGAACGCGGGTTTGGAAACGGGCGTTGTATTCCGGCGGGACCACTGCGCGAACCCGTGGACACGGGACTGGCGCGGGCCGATCTGCTGCTGTCCATCGGATCAATTCAAGCGCAGCAAGACTTTGCCGCCAAATTGCCCGACACGCACCCGCCCCATGTCACTGCGTCACTGGACGCGCTGCAAACCGGAATGACCTGGACGGACACGCCGTTTTACGCCTTCGCAGGCATCGGTCATCCCGAGAAATTTTTTGAAACCCTACGCGGCCTAGGTGCGGATCTGGTGGCGACACAAGCGCTTGACGACCACCAAACGCTTTCAACGACTTTGTTGTCGCGGATGGAGGCCGAAGCCAAGGCGCAGGGCGCACAATTGGTCACGACGGAAAAAGATGCAGCACGTTTGCCGCCGTCATATCGTGGCAAGGTGATCACCCTGCCCGTTCGGTTGACCTTTGGCGACGAAGACGGGCTGCGCACGCGGCTTCAAGACTTGCCGCACCTTTAG
- a CDS encoding inositol monophosphatase family protein, which translates to MQDHDLDLLIDACRIAGRIATSYAGKTAKRWDKPEDAGPVTEADLAVNDMFHAVLRQARPDYGWLSEETEDSRARQDCDTVFIVDPIDGTRSFAAGEPTWAHSVAVAHKGHVTAAVVYLPLRDKLYAARKGGGATLNGTHMRVSSQKTLHKSSVLTTRPAMKDSNWKNGAPDVDFNYRPSLAYRMACIAEGRFDVMFTFRPTWEWDIAAGELIIAEAGGAVSDRTGRPLTFNNPTPQLNGVIAGTPLVHRDTLDALHPA; encoded by the coding sequence TTGCAGGATCATGATCTGGACCTGCTGATCGATGCCTGCCGGATTGCGGGGCGCATTGCGACAAGCTACGCAGGCAAAACCGCCAAACGCTGGGACAAGCCCGAAGACGCGGGCCCCGTGACCGAGGCCGATCTGGCCGTCAACGACATGTTTCATGCAGTGTTGCGTCAGGCCCGACCCGACTACGGTTGGCTTTCGGAGGAAACGGAGGATTCTAGGGCGCGGCAGGACTGTGACACGGTGTTTATCGTGGATCCTATCGATGGCACCCGCAGTTTTGCTGCAGGCGAACCGACATGGGCGCATTCCGTTGCTGTGGCACATAAAGGGCATGTGACTGCGGCCGTGGTTTATTTGCCTTTACGCGACAAATTATACGCCGCCCGCAAAGGTGGAGGGGCCACGCTGAACGGCACACACATGCGGGTGTCTTCGCAGAAAACGCTGCACAAATCGTCCGTTTTGACAACGCGACCCGCGATGAAGGACAGCAATTGGAAGAACGGCGCACCAGATGTTGATTTCAATTACCGCCCGTCATTGGCCTACCGCATGGCCTGCATCGCCGAGGGGCGATTTGATGTTATGTTTACCTTCCGGCCCACGTGGGAATGGGACATTGCGGCGGGCGAATTGATCATTGCCGAAGCCGGGGGGGCCGTCAGCGATCGTACCGGTCGCCCTTTGACGTTTAACAATCCGACGCCCCAACTGAATGGCGTTATCGCAGGCACCCCCCTGGTGCATCGCGACACGCTGGATGCATTGCACCCGGCTTGA
- a CDS encoding CaiB/BaiF CoA transferase family protein, translating into MAAPLEGLRVVELARVLAGPWAGQTLSDLGATVTKVESPAGDDTRQWGPPFVTRDDDVSAAYFHSTNRGKASVVADFKTAEGQARVKALLQDADILIENFKVGGLAKYGLDYDSLKADFPELIYCSITGFGQTGPYAHRAGYDFIIQGMSGLMSITGDPDGQPQKSGVAITDIFTGVYATTAILAAVHQRHQTGRGQHIDMALLDVAVGITSNQAMNYLTTGKAPGRMGNAHMNLTPYQVFDCADGHIIIATGNDGQYQRLCRLLGLDWMVMDRKFLKNADRIANRDEMTKLLTAATVLRDRDDLLAACEAEGVPAGPINDMADVMADPQVKAREIQIALDGVPGIRTPIRFSDAELALHRPAPKLNEDG; encoded by the coding sequence ATGGCAGCACCCCTTGAAGGACTGCGCGTCGTTGAATTGGCGCGTGTTTTGGCGGGGCCTTGGGCTGGTCAAACGCTGTCGGATCTTGGGGCAACAGTCACCAAAGTAGAAAGCCCCGCTGGCGACGATACGCGCCAGTGGGGACCGCCTTTTGTAACGCGCGACGACGATGTCTCTGCGGCGTACTTCCATTCCACAAATCGTGGAAAAGCGTCTGTCGTGGCAGATTTTAAAACCGCAGAGGGGCAGGCGCGGGTCAAAGCGCTTTTGCAAGACGCGGATATTTTGATCGAAAACTTCAAAGTTGGTGGATTGGCGAAGTACGGGTTGGACTACGACAGCCTCAAAGCGGATTTCCCCGAACTGATTTACTGTTCGATCACTGGGTTCGGGCAAACCGGCCCCTACGCCCATCGCGCAGGATATGATTTCATCATCCAAGGCATGTCGGGGCTTATGTCAATTACGGGCGATCCGGACGGCCAGCCGCAAAAATCAGGGGTCGCCATTACGGATATTTTCACCGGAGTATATGCCACAACGGCGATCTTGGCCGCTGTGCATCAACGCCATCAAACCGGCCGTGGGCAACATATTGATATGGCGCTTTTGGATGTGGCGGTGGGGATCACATCAAACCAGGCCATGAACTACCTGACAACGGGCAAGGCACCGGGACGGATGGGCAATGCCCATATGAACCTGACGCCGTATCAAGTGTTTGATTGTGCGGACGGGCATATCATTATCGCCACCGGCAACGACGGTCAGTATCAACGTTTGTGCCGGCTGTTGGGGCTGGACTGGATGGTAATGGACAGGAAATTCCTGAAGAATGCCGACCGCATTGCCAACCGTGATGAAATGACCAAACTGCTGACGGCAGCCACAGTTTTGCGCGACCGCGATGATCTTTTGGCGGCGTGCGAAGCCGAAGGTGTGCCTGCCGGTCCAATCAACGACATGGCGGATGTCATGGCCGATCCACAGGTCAAAGCACGAGAGATACAGATCGCGTTGGACGGGGTCCCGGGAATACGGACACCCATCCGGTTTTCGGATGCGGAGCTTGCCTTGCATCGTCCCGCCCCCAAGCTAAACGAAGACGGCTGA